The following coding sequences lie in one Komagataeibacter sucrofermentans DSM 15973 genomic window:
- the hemA gene encoding 5-aminolevulinate synthase — protein MPWRKPAVSSNHVDGHPFFRFCQTALADIRAQGRYRQFTPLARLADRYPLYEQPEAEATPSTPACPEDREVVVWSSNDYLGMGVEPVVTEAAIRAIHEHGAGAGGTRNIAGTSPVHTALEAELADLHGKEAGLLFGSGYVSNQASLQTILTSMPGWICFSDRLNHASMIAGIKGARGSSTVIFEHNDLADLEAKLAAAPKDAPKLIAFESVYSMDGDIADIAGTCALARKYGAMTYLDEVHAVGLYGAQGGGVSQRDGVAAEVDIIEGTLAKGFGVHGGYITASSNIVEYLRLNASGFIFTTALPPAVVAAALASVKQVRKDNWRRERIFERVDTFRAKLRAAGIPFSMTPSHIVPIPVGDARRCRELSDRLLNDYGMYTTPINYPTVPRGTERLRLTPGPRHTDAMMDEMVAALGHLLRINDLAEASVVAMA, from the coding sequence ATGCCATGGAGAAAACCAGCAGTGTCCAGTAATCATGTGGATGGGCATCCGTTTTTCCGGTTCTGCCAGACGGCGCTGGCCGATATCCGCGCCCAGGGGCGATACCGGCAGTTTACGCCCCTGGCACGGCTGGCCGACCGCTACCCGTTATACGAGCAGCCCGAGGCCGAGGCCACGCCATCCACCCCCGCCTGCCCCGAAGACCGTGAAGTCGTGGTCTGGTCCTCCAATGACTATCTGGGCATGGGGGTCGAGCCGGTTGTAACCGAGGCCGCGATCCGCGCCATCCATGAGCATGGGGCAGGCGCTGGCGGCACGCGCAATATCGCGGGCACAAGCCCGGTGCATACCGCGCTGGAGGCGGAACTGGCCGACCTGCACGGCAAGGAAGCGGGGCTGCTGTTCGGCTCGGGCTACGTGTCGAACCAGGCATCGCTGCAGACCATCCTGACGAGCATGCCCGGCTGGATCTGCTTTTCCGACCGGCTGAACCATGCCTCCATGATTGCGGGCATCAAGGGTGCGCGCGGGTCGAGCACGGTCATTTTCGAGCATAACGACCTTGCCGACCTTGAGGCCAAGCTGGCCGCAGCCCCGAAGGACGCCCCCAAGCTGATCGCGTTCGAGAGCGTGTATTCGATGGATGGCGATATTGCCGACATCGCCGGCACCTGCGCGCTGGCCCGTAAATACGGCGCCATGACCTACCTTGATGAAGTGCATGCCGTGGGCCTGTATGGCGCACAGGGCGGCGGCGTGTCGCAGCGCGATGGCGTGGCTGCTGAGGTGGACATCATCGAGGGCACGCTGGCCAAAGGCTTTGGCGTGCATGGCGGCTACATCACCGCTTCGAGCAATATCGTGGAATATCTGCGCCTGAACGCCTCGGGCTTCATCTTCACCACGGCGCTGCCCCCCGCGGTCGTGGCGGCGGCGCTGGCCAGCGTGAAGCAGGTGCGCAAGGATAACTGGCGGCGCGAGCGCATTTTCGAGCGTGTCGATACCTTCCGCGCCAAGCTCAGGGCGGCGGGCATTCCCTTTAGCATGACGCCGAGCCATATCGTGCCCATCCCCGTAGGCGATGCGCGGCGCTGCCGCGAACTGAGCGACCGGCTGCTCAACGATTATGGCATGTACACCACCCCCATCAACTACCCCACCGTGCCGCGTGGCACGGAGCGGCTGCGGCTTACGCCGGGGCCGCGCCATACGGATGCGATGATGGACGAGATGGTGGCGGCCCTTGGCCACCTGCTGAGGATCAATGACCTGGCCGAGGCATCAGTCGTGGCCATGGCCTGA
- a CDS encoding transketolase-like TK C-terminal-containing protein encodes MPEDQARVISPALPPPPPSMPERLATAIRHAIGVHETDRRQAPHARVMAGLCAVLWSRFLRFDPASPDWPDRDRLVISSPRYRVLPRIMAELSGQAIRPGTPAATDRQACGPNGQGLGAAIGMALAEQKLAARFGRSVVNHRVWALGCWSELSTGVALESAALAGQLGLDRVTLVVGLWSSEREEVDTILPRYSASGWSVRKVDAGNTEQIASVIASAQRTQKPCLIACIAPPETDPPAPFVDDPGLWAGAARRGASARRSWLRRLFKDRQKAEFERMARNQRPAFWQPDWQRSWREHGALLARASAAFSARRGLETLHELLPELTCLRSRQGMMPDFSALRRSSGDPDLSCGTQVHGMAALLNGIALHDGLLAFGATTIIAVDRMRPALRYAAMTGQQVIYLLSDDELPRGENAGGWQPVEQLASLRAMPNMALFRPADHRETMECMELALRRTTGPSLLVLESAPSTAAAVPEREQHGLTNLCARGGYVLAEAEGPRQVTLVATGHEAIVALAARALLRAAGIGAAVISLPCWELFAAQKMTYRDAVLGTAPRIGIEAASGFGWDRWLGPGGLFVGIDGFGASPTPDRPDDPADITPERICRDAMRLLHSHAGTAMETAGGNGAPPPSGLVSLDASV; translated from the coding sequence ATGCCCGAAGACCAAGCCCGCGTGATCTCCCCCGCGCTTCCGCCCCCGCCCCCTTCCATGCCCGAGCGGCTGGCCACGGCGATCCGCCATGCCATCGGCGTTCATGAAACGGACCGGCGGCAGGCCCCACACGCCCGGGTCATGGCCGGTCTGTGCGCGGTGCTGTGGAGTCGCTTCCTGCGCTTCGACCCGGCCAGCCCCGACTGGCCAGACCGCGACCGCCTGGTCATCTCCTCGCCACGCTACCGGGTGCTGCCGCGCATCATGGCCGAACTGTCGGGCCAGGCAATCCGCCCCGGCACGCCTGCCGCGACCGACCGGCAGGCCTGCGGCCCCAACGGGCAGGGACTGGGGGCGGCGATCGGCATGGCGCTGGCCGAGCAGAAGCTGGCCGCCCGCTTTGGCCGCTCGGTGGTCAACCACCGCGTATGGGCGCTGGGGTGCTGGAGCGAGCTTTCCACCGGCGTGGCACTGGAAAGCGCCGCCCTGGCAGGCCAGCTTGGCCTTGACCGCGTGACCCTGGTGGTGGGCCTGTGGAGCAGCGAGCGCGAGGAGGTGGACACCATCCTGCCGCGCTACAGCGCATCGGGCTGGTCGGTGCGCAAGGTCGATGCGGGCAATACCGAACAGATCGCAAGCGTCATCGCCTCCGCCCAGCGCACGCAGAAGCCCTGCCTGATCGCGTGCATCGCCCCGCCCGAAACCGATCCGCCAGCACCCTTTGTCGATGATCCGGGCCTGTGGGCCGGCGCGGCGCGGCGGGGGGCCAGCGCGCGGCGCTCGTGGCTGCGCCGCCTGTTCAAGGACCGCCAGAAAGCCGAATTCGAGCGCATGGCCCGCAACCAGCGCCCCGCCTTCTGGCAGCCTGACTGGCAGCGTTCGTGGCGCGAGCACGGCGCGCTGCTGGCCCGCGCCTCGGCCGCCTTCTCGGCCCGGCGCGGACTCGAAACCCTGCATGAACTCCTGCCCGAGCTGACCTGCCTGCGCTCGCGCCAGGGCATGATGCCCGATTTCTCCGCACTGCGGCGCAGCAGTGGCGATCCGGATCTTTCATGCGGCACGCAGGTGCATGGCATGGCCGCCCTGCTCAACGGCATTGCGCTGCATGACGGGCTGCTGGCCTTTGGCGCCACCACCATCATTGCGGTGGACCGCATGCGCCCCGCCCTGCGCTACGCCGCCATGACCGGCCAGCAGGTGATCTACCTGCTCAGCGATGATGAACTGCCGCGCGGCGAGAACGCGGGCGGCTGGCAGCCCGTCGAGCAACTGGCCAGCCTGCGCGCCATGCCCAACATGGCGCTGTTCCGCCCCGCCGACCACCGCGAGACCATGGAATGCATGGAACTGGCCCTGCGGCGCACGACCGGGCCGAGCCTGCTGGTGCTGGAATCCGCCCCCTCGACCGCCGCCGCCGTGCCCGAGCGCGAACAGCATGGCCTGACCAACCTGTGCGCGCGCGGCGGCTACGTGCTGGCCGAGGCCGAAGGCCCGCGGCAGGTTACGCTGGTGGCCACGGGGCACGAGGCCATCGTGGCGCTGGCGGCGCGCGCGCTGCTGCGCGCGGCGGGCATCGGGGCGGCGGTTATATCACTTCCGTGCTGGGAACTGTTCGCCGCCCAAAAAATGACGTATCGTGATGCCGTGCTGGGAACAGCGCCCCGGATCGGAATCGAGGCCGCATCGGGTTTTGGATGGGATCGCTGGCTTGGGCCGGGCGGGCTGTTCGTGGGCATTGACGGGTTCGGGGCCTCCCCCACGCCTGACAGGCCCGACGACCCGGCCGACATCACGCCGGAACGGATCTGCCGCGACGCCATGCGGCTGCTCCACTCCCATGCCGGAACCGCGATGGAAACCGCGGGAGGAAACGGCGCGCCGCCACCATCCGGGCTGGTATCGCTCGATGCCAGTGTGTGA
- a CDS encoding LysE family translocator, which yields MTVSQSFLSFVLATLILALTPGLDTALVLRTALRDGRGKGVETALGIACGCLAWGVAAATGLGALLAASRLAFDMIRACGAAYLLWAGVRMLLRPRSDMLAPDTARRGLPRRHFLRGLCQNLLNPKIGVFYISFLPQFVPAHVRVGPYLFVLSGVQAGVSLLWLVVVACMGHSLARLLCQGATARLMDRLTGCVFIGFGLRLGLSRH from the coding sequence GTGACGGTTTCGCAATCCTTTCTTTCCTTTGTGCTTGCGACCCTCATTCTGGCGTTGACCCCCGGTCTTGATACGGCGCTCGTGCTGCGCACGGCCTTGCGCGATGGGCGGGGAAAAGGGGTGGAAACCGCTCTGGGCATCGCCTGTGGCTGCCTGGCGTGGGGGGTGGCCGCCGCGACCGGGCTGGGGGCGCTGCTTGCGGCCTCGCGTCTGGCGTTTGATATGATCCGTGCCTGCGGCGCGGCCTATCTGTTATGGGCCGGAGTGAGGATGCTGCTGCGCCCCCGTAGCGACATGCTGGCCCCTGACACCGCCCGGCGCGGGCTGCCACGGCGCCATTTCCTGCGTGGGCTGTGCCAGAATCTGCTCAACCCCAAGATTGGCGTCTTCTATATTTCCTTCCTGCCGCAGTTCGTGCCGGCGCATGTGCGCGTCGGGCCCTATCTGTTCGTGCTCTCGGGCGTGCAGGCGGGGGTGAGCCTGCTATGGCTGGTGGTGGTGGCCTGCATGGGGCATTCCCTCGCGCGCCTGCTGTGCCAGGGGGCGACGGCACGGCTGATGGATCGGCTGACCGGCTGTGTCTTTATCGGCTTCGGGCTGAGGCTGGGTCTGTCGCGGCACTGA
- a CDS encoding gamma-glutamyltransferase, producing the protein MRTALCAVLALSVTGCAFKNYSPVKIVSSMFGPSPGQLIGTVSSDEPQATLVGRDILQRGGNAADAATAMGFALAVTLPSRASLGSGGACLAYRPGDQNGGRAFMFLPVAGTTDITGMPHADRPAAVPMLARGLYLMHLQYGSAAFSEMVPGAITLAANGINVSRQLATDLAAVQVPLLADAGVRTVFARSDGKALAEGDALVQTHLSGALDQIRSMGVGDLYNGALGQSFVAGSQKAGGGLTMADLRGGIPSERLPLSVSSGETQVSFLPPPADGGLGAAVAFRAASSSDAATRAQASVAGWRAQNGSHASGTGDDLTARAQAFVNAGGAGGGGLPSLPASTSFTVVDHAGMAVACSLSMDNLFGTGRMAGNTGIVLGASPARLPQPLYAAAIASQGRAFRAVVAGSGQNDAAAATGIAMRQILAGQTPDAHPVTAQGRVNAISCPHGLPGDGATCTAVTDPRGAGLAMGPR; encoded by the coding sequence ATGCGTACGGCGCTCTGTGCCGTTCTGGCCCTTTCGGTTACGGGCTGCGCCTTCAAGAACTATTCGCCCGTCAAGATCGTCTCCAGCATGTTCGGCCCCTCGCCGGGGCAGTTGATCGGCACTGTCTCCTCCGATGAGCCGCAGGCCACGCTGGTCGGGCGCGACATTCTCCAGCGCGGCGGCAATGCGGCGGATGCGGCCACGGCCATGGGGTTCGCGCTGGCCGTAACGCTGCCTTCGCGCGCCTCGCTCGGCTCTGGCGGGGCGTGCCTCGCCTACCGTCCGGGTGACCAGAATGGCGGCCGCGCCTTCATGTTCCTGCCCGTGGCGGGGACAACCGACATAACAGGCATGCCCCATGCCGACCGCCCGGCAGCGGTGCCCATGCTCGCGCGCGGGCTGTACCTCATGCACCTGCAATATGGCTCGGCCGCGTTTTCCGAGATGGTGCCGGGCGCGATTACGCTCGCGGCCAATGGCATCAATGTCAGCCGCCAGCTTGCCACCGACCTTGCTGCCGTGCAGGTGCCGCTGCTGGCTGATGCGGGCGTGCGCACGGTGTTTGCCCGCTCGGATGGCAAGGCGCTGGCCGAGGGCGATGCGCTGGTCCAGACCCATCTTTCAGGCGCGCTGGACCAGATCCGCAGCATGGGCGTGGGCGATCTTTATAATGGCGCGCTGGGCCAGTCCTTTGTGGCGGGTAGCCAGAAGGCGGGCGGGGGCCTGACCATGGCCGACCTGCGGGGGGGCATTCCGTCCGAGCGCCTGCCGCTGTCCGTGAGCAGTGGCGAGACGCAGGTCAGCTTCCTGCCGCCCCCTGCGGATGGCGGGCTGGGTGCTGCGGTGGCATTTCGCGCGGCCTCCTCATCGGATGCAGCAACACGTGCGCAGGCCAGCGTGGCGGGCTGGCGTGCCCAGAATGGCAGCCACGCCAGCGGCACGGGCGATGACCTGACCGCCCGCGCGCAGGCCTTTGTCAACGCAGGCGGGGCAGGCGGCGGTGGCCTGCCGTCGCTGCCGGCTTCCACCTCGTTTACCGTGGTTGACCACGCGGGCATGGCGGTGGCGTGCAGCCTGAGCATGGACAACCTGTTTGGCACCGGGCGCATGGCGGGCAATACCGGCATCGTGCTTGGCGCATCGCCAGCGCGCCTGCCGCAGCCGCTCTATGCTGCCGCCATTGCCAGCCAGGGCCGTGCCTTCCGCGCGGTGGTGGCGGGGTCGGGGCAGAACGATGCGGCGGCGGCAACCGGCATTGCCATGCGGCAGATCCTTGCAGGCCAGACGCCCGATGCCCATCCTGTTACAGCGCAGGGCCGCGTTAATGCCATATCCTGCCCGCATGGCCTGCCGGGTGATGGCGCAACCTGCACCGCCGTGACCGACCCGCGTGGCGCGGGGCTGGCCATGGGGCCGCGCTAA
- the gap gene encoding type I glyceraldehyde-3-phosphate dehydrogenase, with product MAVKVAINGFGRIGRLVLRGIIESGRTDVVPVAINDLGSVADNAHLLSYDSVHGRFPAEVKVEGNQIIITANGRTYAPITVSAEADPTKVPFQGVDVALECTGRFTDKEKAAQLITAGARKVIVSAPASGVDATIVYGVNQDVLTPDMTVISNASCTTNCLAPVAKVLDDTFGIECGYMVTIHSYTGDQRTVDTLHKDLRRARGAALNMIPTSTGAARAVGLVLPHLKGRLDGTAIRVPTPNVSLVSLDFVPKKAPASVEDVNEALRKAAESGPLKGILAYNTAPLVSTDFNHSPASSTFDATQTAVIDGGKLVRICSWYDNEWGFSNRMADTAAVFGAL from the coding sequence ATGGCTGTTAAAGTCGCAATAAACGGTTTTGGTCGCATCGGTCGCCTCGTGCTGCGTGGCATCATTGAAAGCGGGCGCACCGACGTGGTGCCGGTCGCGATCAATGACCTTGGCAGCGTGGCCGACAACGCACACCTGCTGTCCTATGACAGCGTGCACGGGCGCTTCCCCGCCGAGGTGAAGGTGGAGGGCAACCAGATCATCATCACGGCCAATGGCCGCACCTACGCCCCCATTACCGTCTCGGCCGAGGCCGACCCCACGAAGGTTCCCTTCCAGGGCGTGGACGTGGCGCTGGAATGCACGGGCCGCTTTACCGACAAGGAGAAGGCCGCGCAGCTCATTACGGCGGGCGCGCGCAAGGTGATCGTGTCCGCCCCGGCATCGGGCGTGGACGCCACCATCGTCTATGGTGTGAACCAGGACGTGCTGACCCCGGACATGACCGTGATCTCCAACGCATCCTGCACCACCAACTGCCTCGCCCCCGTGGCCAAGGTGCTTGATGACACGTTCGGCATCGAATGTGGCTACATGGTCACCATCCACTCCTACACCGGCGACCAGCGCACGGTGGACACGCTGCACAAGGACCTGCGCCGCGCGCGTGGCGCCGCCCTGAACATGATCCCGACCTCGACCGGCGCCGCGCGCGCCGTGGGGCTGGTGCTGCCGCACCTCAAGGGCCGGCTTGATGGCACCGCCATCCGCGTGCCGACCCCCAACGTGTCGCTCGTCTCGCTCGACTTCGTGCCGAAAAAGGCGCCCGCCTCCGTCGAGGACGTCAACGAGGCGCTGCGCAAGGCCGCCGAGTCGGGTCCGCTCAAGGGCATCCTAGCCTACAACACCGCGCCGCTGGTCAGCACCGACTTCAACCACTCCCCCGCCTCATCCACCTTCGATGCCACCCAGACGGCGGTGATCGATGGCGGCAAGCTGGTGCGCATCTGCAGCTGGTACGACAATGAGTGGGGCTTCTCCAACCGCATGGCCGACACGGCCGCCGTATTCGGGGCACTGTAA
- the recA gene encoding recombinase RecA, whose amino-acid sequence MAQAPGIDKSKALEGALSQIERAFGKGSIMRMGERPSEQVDVISTGSLGLDIALGIGGLPRGRIVEIYGPESSGKTTMALHAIAEAQRKGGTCAFIDAEHALDPGYARKLGVDVDNLLISQPDAGEQALEIADTLVRSGAIDVLVVDSVAALVPRAELEGDMGDSHVGLHARLMSQALRKLTGSVSRSNTMLIFLNQIRLKIGVMFGSPETTTGGNALKFYASVRMDIRRIGSIKDKDEVTGNQTRVKVVKNKMAPPFRQVEFDIMYGEGISKVGELIDLGVKAGIVEKSGAWFSCDSQRIGQGRENAKQFLRDHPEMAADIERRVREQAGVVAEAMLVGPDEEGAD is encoded by the coding sequence ATGGCACAGGCTCCGGGTATAGATAAAAGCAAGGCCCTGGAAGGGGCATTGAGCCAGATCGAGCGCGCGTTCGGCAAGGGCTCGATCATGCGCATGGGCGAGCGCCCGTCCGAGCAGGTGGATGTGATCTCCACCGGTTCGCTCGGCCTCGATATCGCGCTGGGCATTGGCGGCCTGCCACGTGGCCGTATTGTCGAGATTTATGGCCCCGAAAGCTCGGGCAAGACCACCATGGCGCTGCACGCCATTGCCGAGGCGCAGCGCAAGGGTGGCACCTGCGCCTTCATCGATGCCGAGCACGCGCTTGACCCCGGCTATGCCCGCAAGCTGGGCGTGGATGTGGACAACCTGCTGATCAGCCAGCCCGATGCGGGCGAGCAGGCGCTCGAGATTGCCGATACGCTGGTGCGCTCGGGCGCGATTGACGTGCTGGTGGTCGATAGCGTGGCGGCCCTTGTGCCGCGCGCCGAGCTTGAGGGCGACATGGGCGACAGCCATGTGGGCCTGCATGCCCGCCTCATGAGCCAGGCGCTGCGCAAGCTGACCGGCTCCGTCTCGCGCTCCAACACCATGCTGATCTTCCTTAACCAGATCCGGCTCAAGATTGGCGTGATGTTCGGCAGCCCCGAAACCACGACAGGCGGTAACGCGCTGAAGTTCTATGCCTCCGTGCGCATGGACATCCGCCGCATCGGCTCGATCAAGGACAAGGATGAGGTGACCGGCAACCAGACCCGCGTCAAGGTGGTCAAGAACAAGATGGCGCCCCCCTTCCGCCAGGTCGAGTTCGACATCATGTATGGCGAGGGAATCAGCAAGGTTGGCGAACTGATCGACCTTGGCGTCAAGGCGGGCATTGTTGAAAAGTCCGGTGCCTGGTTCTCGTGCGATAGCCAGCGCATTGGCCAGGGGCGCGAGAACGCCAAGCAGTTCCTGCGCGACCACCCCGAAATGGCTGCCGATATCGAGCGCCGCGTGCGCGAGCAGGCCGGTGTCGTGGCTGAAGCCATGCTCGTCGGCCCCGATGAGGAGGGGGCGGACTGA
- a CDS encoding DsbA family protein produces MTFLSPRHNRPRLLPTLLATGAMMAATAGAGRAADAQASFTPAQRQEIVEIMRNALKTDPTILSDAIAALRSNANAAQQNAARSALESHRGDLTTPTATDGVLGNAKGQTTVVEFYDPRCPYCRKVLPDLDRLTRENRDLRIIEKVIPVLGQPSLIASQALVAAFVQGGQEGYFRMQGVVMNDSVQPTVERMRTLATQAGLNATQLVSDMNGAKVTSILQANMELARAIGLDGTPTFVFNARQIIPGAVSYDDLKKAIAQNH; encoded by the coding sequence GTGACCTTTCTTTCGCCCCGCCACAACCGACCCCGCCTGCTCCCCACCCTGCTCGCCACGGGGGCGATGATGGCTGCCACGGCAGGCGCGGGCCGGGCCGCGGATGCACAGGCCAGCTTCACTCCCGCCCAGCGGCAGGAAATTGTCGAGATCATGCGCAATGCGCTGAAAACCGACCCCACCATCCTGTCAGACGCCATTGCCGCCCTGCGCAGCAATGCCAACGCAGCCCAGCAGAACGCGGCCCGCTCCGCGCTGGAAAGCCACCGTGGCGACCTGACCACGCCAACGGCGACCGATGGCGTGCTGGGCAATGCCAAGGGGCAGACCACCGTTGTCGAATTCTATGACCCCCGCTGCCCCTACTGCCGCAAGGTGCTGCCCGACCTTGACCGGCTGACGCGCGAGAACAGGGACCTGCGCATTATTGAAAAGGTCATTCCCGTGCTCGGCCAGCCCAGCCTGATCGCATCGCAGGCGCTCGTGGCGGCCTTCGTGCAGGGCGGGCAGGAAGGATATTTCCGCATGCAGGGCGTGGTGATGAACGATTCCGTGCAGCCCACGGTCGAGCGCATGCGCACGCTGGCCACCCAGGCGGGGCTGAACGCCACCCAACTGGTCAGTGACATGAATGGCGCCAAGGTCACGTCCATCCTGCAGGCCAACATGGAACTCGCGCGCGCGATCGGACTTGATGGCACGCCCACCTTCGTGTTCAACGCCCGCCAGATCATTCCCGGCGCTGTCAGCTATGATGACCTGAAAAAGGCCATCGCGCAGAACCATTAA
- a CDS encoding glycerate kinase: MNDPTIHPFSATARQSTPADWTDGHARATLRRILDAAIHSALPEQVLQRYLPQRPKGRCVVVGAGKAAATMAAALERAWPDVEMSGCVVTRDGHAAPTRRIRVLEAAHPVPDARSVAAGHAMMVEVADLGPDDLVIALISGGGSALLELPKPGVTLDDLRTINRALLHSGASIRDMNVVRRHLSAIKGGGLAVAASPARVVTLAISDVPGDDPLTIASGPTVADPTTPADARAIIAHYGIALPEAARKVLEHDAGPMALSPANQVVLIATPLMALQAAASAARACGLTPLILGDALEGESRDAGTLMAGIALSARLHDLPVAGPAVLLSGGETTVSIDPAGPPPGRGGRNTEFLLSMACALQGQQGIWAIAADSDGIDGTEDAAGAIITPDTLARAEAAGCNPRAALRAHDSYTAFGQTGDLVMTGPTLTNVNDIRAVLVL, encoded by the coding sequence ATGAACGACCCGACCATCCACCCGTTTTCCGCCACGGCCCGGCAGAGCACGCCCGCGGACTGGACGGACGGGCACGCCCGCGCCACCCTGCGCCGCATTCTTGATGCCGCCATCCACAGCGCCCTGCCCGAGCAGGTGCTGCAACGCTACCTGCCCCAAAGGCCCAAGGGCCGATGCGTGGTGGTGGGCGCGGGCAAGGCGGCGGCGACCATGGCAGCCGCCCTCGAACGCGCCTGGCCGGATGTGGAGATGAGCGGCTGCGTGGTCACGCGCGACGGGCACGCCGCCCCCACGCGCCGCATCCGCGTGCTGGAGGCCGCCCATCCCGTGCCCGACGCCCGCAGCGTGGCCGCAGGCCATGCCATGATGGTGGAAGTCGCCGACCTGGGGCCTGATGATCTGGTCATTGCCCTGATTTCCGGCGGTGGATCAGCGCTGCTGGAACTGCCCAAGCCGGGCGTGACGCTCGATGACCTGCGCACCATCAACCGCGCCCTGCTGCATAGCGGGGCCAGCATACGCGACATGAACGTGGTGCGCCGCCACCTCTCGGCCATCAAGGGCGGCGGGCTGGCTGTCGCCGCCAGTCCCGCGCGGGTCGTGACGCTGGCCATAAGCGACGTGCCGGGCGATGATCCGCTGACCATTGCCAGCGGCCCCACGGTGGCGGACCCCACCACCCCTGCCGATGCCCGCGCCATCATTGCCCATTATGGAATTGCCCTGCCCGAGGCAGCGCGAAAGGTGCTGGAACACGATGCCGGGCCGATGGCGCTTTCACCCGCCAATCAGGTCGTGCTGATCGCAACGCCGCTGATGGCGCTACAGGCCGCAGCCAGCGCCGCACGCGCATGCGGGCTGACACCGCTCATTTTGGGAGATGCGCTGGAGGGCGAAAGCCGCGACGCCGGCACGCTCATGGCCGGGATCGCCCTGTCGGCCCGCCTGCACGACCTGCCCGTGGCGGGGCCTGCCGTGCTGCTTTCAGGCGGCGAGACGACGGTGAGCATCGACCCGGCCGGCCCCCCGCCAGGGCGGGGCGGGCGCAATACCGAATTCCTGCTCTCCATGGCCTGCGCGCTGCAGGGGCAGCAGGGCATCTGGGCCATTGCGGCAGATAGCGATGGCATTGATGGCACCGAGGACGCGGCAGGCGCCATCATCACCCCCGATACGCTGGCCCGCGCCGAAGCCGCAGGCTGCAACCCGCGCGCCGCCCTGCGCGCGCATGACAGTTACACGGCGTTCGGGCAGACGGGCGATCTGGTCATGACCGGCCCCACGCTGACCAATGTGAACGACATCCGCGCGGTACTGGTGCTGTAA
- a CDS encoding phosphoglycerate kinase produces MAAASFKTLDDLDATGKKVLLRADLNVPVRNAEITDATRILRLLPTIQELAQKGAKVIVVSHFDRPKGKPVPEMSLGPIADALGDALGRPVTFVDDCTGPKAQQAVDAMQDGDVVVLENTRFYPGEEQNDPALAKEFAALADYYVNDAFSAAHRAHASTEGVARLLPSFAGRLMETELNALNVALENPARPVGAIVGGAKISTKLDLIGNLLEKVDMLIIGGAMANTFLAAQGVNVGRSLQEAEMHDTARDIMAKAKEKNCEIILPVDVVTATDFRADVPTRTVPVNAIPADAMALDVGPETVRLINEKLTMLKTLVWNGPLGAFEITPFDAATNAVAREVGRLTDAGALKSIAGGGDTVSALRHAGVEKHISYISSAGGAFLEWLEGKTLPGIMALEAVFERAMPI; encoded by the coding sequence ATGGCTGCCGCAAGCTTCAAGACGCTGGATGACCTTGATGCCACGGGCAAGAAGGTTCTCCTGCGCGCTGATCTGAACGTTCCGGTCAGGAACGCCGAGATTACCGATGCCACGCGCATCCTGCGCCTGCTGCCCACCATCCAGGAACTGGCCCAGAAGGGGGCGAAGGTGATTGTTGTCAGCCACTTCGACCGCCCCAAGGGCAAGCCGGTGCCTGAAATGTCGCTTGGCCCGATTGCCGATGCGCTTGGTGATGCGCTCGGCCGCCCGGTCACCTTTGTCGATGACTGCACCGGCCCCAAGGCACAGCAGGCCGTGGATGCCATGCAAGATGGCGACGTGGTGGTGCTGGAAAACACCCGCTTCTACCCCGGCGAGGAGCAGAACGACCCGGCGCTGGCCAAGGAATTCGCCGCACTGGCCGATTATTACGTCAATGATGCGTTCTCCGCCGCCCACCGCGCCCATGCCTCGACCGAGGGCGTAGCCCGCCTGCTGCCCTCCTTTGCAGGCCGACTGATGGAGACGGAACTCAACGCGCTCAACGTAGCCCTTGAAAACCCGGCCCGCCCGGTGGGGGCCATCGTGGGCGGGGCCAAGATCTCGACCAAGCTCGACCTGATCGGCAACCTGCTTGAAAAAGTGGACATGCTGATTATTGGCGGCGCGATGGCCAATACTTTCCTTGCCGCACAGGGCGTGAACGTAGGCCGCTCGCTGCAGGAGGCCGAGATGCACGACACCGCGCGTGACATCATGGCCAAGGCGAAGGAAAAGAACTGCGAGATCATCCTGCCGGTTGATGTCGTGACCGCGACCGACTTCAGGGCGGACGTGCCCACGCGCACGGTGCCAGTGAACGCCATTCCGGCTGACGCCATGGCGCTCGACGTAGGCCCGGAGACGGTCAGGCTGATTAACGAAAAGCTCACCATGCTGAAAACGCTGGTCTGGAACGGCCCGCTTGGCGCGTTCGAGATCACGCCGTTCGATGCCGCCACCAATGCGGTGGCGCGCGAGGTTGGTCGCCTGACCGATGCGGGCGCGCTCAAGAGCATTGCAGGCGGTGGCGATACGGTCTCCGCCCTGCGCCATGCGGGGGTAGAGAAGCATATCTCCTACATCTCGAGCGCGGGCGGCGCCTTCCTTGAATGGCTGGAAGGCAAGACGCTGCCCGGCATCATGGCGCTTGAAGCCGTGTTTGAACGGGCCATGCCCATCTGA